A region from the Candidatus Thiothrix putei genome encodes:
- a CDS encoding dienelactone hydrolase family protein, giving the protein MDYLPAVEVEPTSPATAAVIWLHGLGADGHDFVPIIPELGLPPDHSIRFIFPHAPDMPVTVNGGYVMPAWYDILEIALDRKVDVAQLQASAREVGKLIEREIARGIPSERIVIAGFSQGGAVAYQAALSYPKPLAGLLALSTYFATTDTVVLDAANAQLPIHIFHGKQDTIVPDLLALKAYRWLRERGYAPQYSEYPLGHNVFAEEIAEVGRCLRAWLQPMHYKQ; this is encoded by the coding sequence ATGGACTATTTGCCTGCTGTTGAAGTTGAACCCACCTCCCCCGCCACTGCTGCGGTCATCTGGCTGCACGGTTTGGGCGCGGATGGGCATGACTTTGTACCGATTATCCCGGAACTGGGTTTGCCGCCCGACCACAGTATCCGTTTCATTTTTCCACACGCGCCAGACATGCCCGTGACCGTCAATGGCGGTTATGTGATGCCCGCGTGGTATGACATTCTGGAAATCGCCCTCGACCGCAAGGTGGATGTGGCGCAATTGCAAGCATCCGCCCGCGAAGTGGGCAAGCTGATTGAGCGCGAAATCGCACGCGGTATTCCCAGCGAACGCATTGTGATTGCGGGCTTTTCGCAAGGCGGCGCGGTGGCGTATCAAGCTGCATTGAGCTACCCCAAACCGCTGGCGGGCTTGCTGGCGCTGTCGACGTATTTTGCCACGACGGATACGGTTGTGTTGGATGCAGCGAATGCGCAGTTGCCGATCCACATTTTCCACGGCAAGCAGGACACGATTGTGCCGGATTTGCTGGCACTCAAGGCGTATCGCTGGCTGCGTGAGCGTGGGTATGCGCCACAGTATTCGGAATATCCGCTGGGGCATAATGTGTTTGCGGAGGAGATTGCGGAAGTGGGACGGTGTTTGCGGGCGTGGTTGCAACCAATGCATTACAAACAGTAG
- a CDS encoding PIN domain-containing protein has translation MENPRRTNYIFVDFENTQVHDIGLISGKPVILLLVMGEKQKQLPIPLIKQLLAHADQVGLIEANCAGKNALDFVLAFHVGQWAKQDPTGYFHIVSKDKGFDPLITHLKQLKVSAARHDEFAQIPVFVDHQKIPVTDKITLLTERFTTHAKNRPAKRDSLLAYIHSTFAKQLAESEVAGLVKQLEQRKLININENNKVSYCL, from the coding sequence ATGGAAAACCCCAGACGTACCAACTACATCTTCGTCGATTTTGAGAATACCCAAGTACACGATATTGGTTTGATTAGCGGTAAGCCTGTCATCCTGTTGCTGGTGATGGGCGAAAAACAAAAGCAGTTACCGATACCCTTGATCAAACAGTTATTGGCGCACGCCGATCAAGTGGGTTTGATTGAAGCAAATTGCGCGGGGAAGAATGCGCTGGATTTCGTGCTTGCCTTCCACGTTGGGCAATGGGCGAAGCAAGACCCAACGGGCTATTTCCACATCGTTTCCAAAGACAAAGGCTTTGACCCGCTGATTACGCACTTGAAGCAATTGAAAGTATCAGCGGCGCGGCATGACGAATTTGCTCAAATTCCGGTGTTTGTTGATCACCAGAAAATACCCGTCACCGATAAAATAACCTTGTTGACCGAACGCTTTACCACCCACGCTAAAAATCGCCCTGCAAAACGTGACAGTCTGCTTGCTTACATTCATTCCACGTTTGCGAAGCAATTAGCTGAGAGTGAAGTTGCTGGTTTGGTAAAGCAGCTAGAGCAGCGCAAGCTCATTAATATCAATGAAAACAATAAGGTTAGCTACTGTTTGTAA
- a CDS encoding CHAT domain-containing protein translates to MTTAPPFTITPPADLLRTHPHIKGMADRISTAYEKHLLVEEEHLQAMGQALWDALALGDSLELAKQASGQQVLPIIIASADAAILTLPWETLYHPTYGFLGREAGFSLSRRNLTVSVALPALQREPLRVLLFTSLPDNLSELERLDVEAEQAAVQEALMEQERLGEIVLEMPDDGRLDTLRDTLQQFQPHLVYLSGHGNFTHEHHKELSRNNFPLFC, encoded by the coding sequence ATGACAACCGCTCCGCCTTTCACCATTACTCCACCGGCTGACCTGCTGCGCACTCACCCACACATCAAGGGTATGGCAGATAGAATCAGTACCGCCTACGAAAAACATTTGCTGGTGGAAGAAGAACACTTGCAGGCAATGGGGCAAGCCCTGTGGGATGCGCTGGCACTCGGCGATAGCCTTGAGCTTGCCAAGCAAGCCAGCGGGCAACAGGTATTGCCGATCATTATTGCATCGGCTGATGCAGCCATCCTCACCTTGCCGTGGGAAACGTTGTACCACCCCACTTATGGTTTTCTGGGGCGGGAAGCGGGTTTCAGTTTGTCACGGCGCAACCTAACGGTCAGCGTGGCGTTGCCTGCGTTGCAACGTGAACCCTTGCGCGTATTACTGTTCACTTCCCTGCCCGATAATTTGAGCGAACTGGAACGGTTGGATGTGGAAGCCGAACAAGCCGCCGTGCAGGAAGCCTTGATGGAACAGGAACGTCTCGGTGAAATCGTGCTGGAAATGCCGGATGACGGACGGCTGGACACTTTGCGCGATACCTTGCAACAGTTCCAGCCGCATCTGGTTTACCTCAGCGGGCATGGCAACTTTACCCACGAACACCATAAGGAACTGTCCCGAAATAACTTCCCTCTTTTCTGCTAA